tattttgtgcttaaacattatttaattgcacattttatataaaaatgattatattgcatgattatctataaaaaaaaatttacttaaaaaaattcaaccgcctAGGCGGCCGAGGCGGTAGGTGGTCACCGACCGCCCCGCCACCGCCTCCCGCCATTTACAACCTTGGGTAACTTAAAGTTTAGGTCGGTCATTTATGGATGCTTGCTTTAACTTTGGTGATTTTTTGTTTAAGATAATTGAGTGGGATATATTTTAATCTGTTAGGTTAAGTGGGATAATCTTATTCACTAACCTGGTTACATTGATGAGTTGCTTCTCGTGACTATTTACTTGGCTCAATGCAATATATTCAGTCTGTGATTGTCTCTATTTCGCGATGCTTTTTATTTGCTGATAACTTGTTTGAGTGCTCTAGTTATGCTGTCTTGCATAGCCTGACCGATCTTTGGCCCTCCGAAGCATTTGTGTTTTGTTCTTATGATAAATAGAAAGGAGACACATTTGGTTAGAACTGTCTACATCAAAGTCGTGCTTACATTTTACAATATCAGATTCACTTATTTTTTGTTGTCAGTACTCAATTTAGATGGAAATTATCGTAGTTTACTTGCTTTATATGGCCTTCCACTTTTTCCTTACTACTTAAAACTATGAGTCAACtaaattcttaattaatttgCCCTTGCTTCATTCTGCCGTTCCACCATTTTTTCCAATCTGttttgaaattcaaagtttttcTTGTATGTGTACTGCAACTGTATCCGAAAAAATTCATGGACCTGGGGACGAGGCAGTAGTACTAGTATTCAGTTGCCTGTTAAGTGTTAACTCACAGTAGTTTCATGCTGACAACTGCATgccttttttaaaattttccattttgttttgatttctCTAATACATCATTTATCTTTTTGTGTGGAGCTACTAAGGCGTTGTGGGTTGTAGTTGAGGGGGAAGGAAGGTGGAAAAAATTTTGCCCTATGGTGAAACTCATCAGATTTTAGCTTCGAAAACTTAATTATTGTTTTGTCCTCCGGTACCTGCTATCAGGTTAACATGAGAACCAGAGCGGAGCAAGGAACTGATAAGAATGACATTCATCTACATCGTCAGCCTTCCAGAAAGCAAGGGGAAGAGGCTTCGTCCGACGAGGAGCAGCCTGACTCCAGGAAGGGGCGCTCTAAATTTGAACGTTGGACAAGTCACAAGGAGCGGGACATCAATGTTTCCTCCATGTCATCTTCTTTGAATAGTAAAGATTTAGATACTAACGACAGTGGCAAGGCTGCCTTGGCTGGCAAACTTCCTGAAGAACCTTCCAAAAAGATAGATGATAAGCTACACACTCCTATTAACGATAAAGCGACTGAAGCAGAAGTGAATGATTCCAAAAAAGGAAACGCAACGGAGGATAAACACTTGGATACTGTTGAAAAGTTGAAGAAGCGAAGTGAGCGATTTAAGCTTCCCATGCCAATTGAAAAAGATGCgacaacaattaaaaaaaatgagaatgaGCCTTTACCATATTCATCCCAAACTGAAAACCCCCTAGATTCGGAAATCAAATCAGAGCGTCCAGCACGAAAAAGGAGGTGGACTGGTAATTAACGCAAAGAGGATGAACACTCTCTGATTTGATGTTTCAAATTCGTTTCTTGAGTTGTAGCTTCTGcttagtttaaaattttgtcGTATCATACAAATTTTACTAATGAATCAAATTGTATCTCTTTTATGTATCATGCTGCTACAGCGATAAgaagccttttttttttttggtattggGCAGTACATCGATGTATACACCTTGAAAAAGGTAGCATTATACGAGCTCCTGTACGaggcttagtttgagtttgtaGTTTTTCTCTGTCATGTATGTAGCTTGTCACCATATTTTGATACGGTATTACAGATGTCATCTCATGTAACATCTCTGGAGCATAAGAGCAGGAGGCTGTTGATTCGCCATTCAATGTTTGAATCACGGCATGGCGTTCAAGGTCCAGAGGCATTGAGAATTGTTTGGTTAGAGCAGCAAAGGTTTTCTGGAGCAATGATATTGAAATATATGATGGTATATTACGGATTCACAGTTTGGTGTATCTGAATTGgttctctttttttctttctttttaactCACTTTGAAATAGTAATGACTACAGATGACCTGTTATTGCTCAAATCCATGTTCAGAGGCATGCCCTTTTACCACTCTTTAGGGAGTAAACATCATGTGATTTTGTAGGATGAGTTGAGGAACTTTAGACCTGTGTTACTTCTTGTAATTTGGAATTTAGAACTCGATTTTATATGATTATGTGAAGTTTTTTTTATCTGAAGGGAAATTGGCTTACCCGGTGGTGTTGCGTAATACATTTTGCTAGTTTATCATAAAGGGTTCTCTATTGTTCAAGATtattttttcaaagttttaatttgaaatatatttttatagcaAGTCATTAGAAGATCAATGGTCTTGTTCTAGCTAcacttttaataaattattgatattattggATTAGTGAATTTTTGTCATAATTTTAATGTAATAGATAAATTTCTAGGTGAATAATATGGATatccaaataattttttggCTTTTTTTTAGTCTTGAAAAAAATCCCAAAACCACAACCCTTTTTAAATTGGTTGGCATATCCAAGCAGTGTCGGTGGAAGACTGGTGGTTGACTAATGTatgtaaattttaaatctaatgttattatatgatattaatttgAATGATATGATAATCGTGgtaatattatatattgattaaaaatatttgatataaatatatgatattctTTTCCATCGAAATTCTTCATGCACATTGGAAAACATCAAACAACAATCTCTTCGTCAAAAAAATTTGACTTGATCTGCATTAATTTGATACGTTTTAAAAAATTCTTACTACCATCGGGATAAATTTATGACGATTATTGACATTTTTTTCTTGTGAAACTACGTTGTCGTTAACCATTCAAATTCCGTAACCAGCTCTCAATGTTGCAGAATTGCATGTTCGCGACAATATCTTCTGAAAAAAATCCAAAACTAAAGTTGTCACAAACATTTGTCCTTTCAAAAATAGTATGAAGACATGTTTGGATATTAGCTGATTATTGATGAGTAAAGATTGTACCAagcatttttatttaaatatatttaattgattataaaaaactatttttttttacattttactatattattattattattattattatatataaatgtgATTTTTTATGTGAATTTTCTTTTGTCTCTTTATAAATTGTTTGCTTTAAATGTATTCATTTATCTCCttattcatgttttaaatatttatgattattaGTATTTGGTCTTTTTTCTTATACATAATATGTTACTTTTTATCTAGTgatatagatttttttatttatcatttcattatgtaaattaaattaattaaagtttaaaaatagatcATTATTAAATTGTGTTGTTTGGTATCTTACTAATTGTCTTTTTAATGTCCTCATTAattagtttatgcattatttatttggtttgTCATTACactttatctttattttcattgattatttttaaaataaggatagaacttatgtgtttaaataaaaagttatttGCAACAAACATTTTTTAATGGTTTACATTTATAAATTACTTGAATAAAATATGGTAAAAAAATCATTGTTATATGCATTTTTTAGAGTTTCCAATTTTCTAATTTATAATCCCTTTGTTTGTGATGTTAACTAGAacttatatgtttaaaaaaatatttttgcaacaaatattttttgggtTTACATTGTGATATGTCTTTTTATAGAGTTTATAATTTTCTACTGTCTATTCTACTTGTGGTCATTAaccaaaaattatatgtttaaattaagagtaggtctcttatgagactgtttcacggatctttattcatAAAACGGGTTAATCATGCAcatatttacattaaaaaaataatatttttggcatacAAAATAGTACTCAAATTAGAtatttgtctcataaaattgagcAACGAGCCTTTACAGGAAAATGCACCAACAGAAAAAaccataaaaataataacaatatttgaCCACTAAAACcattaaataacaaatatacaaacataattatttcatatatatacaGGCAAATAAATCAATGAAAAGAATCATAAAAATAGAAACAATATTTGACTATTAAAACCATTAAATAACAAATATGCAAACATAATCATTTCATATAATACTTTATTACTAATAAATCATGATTTACGAACTTCATTTGACAAAGCGGATAGCTAAAAACTCAGACAAATCTTTAACGATTCAACAATCCCTCCCTTAACCAGATAAGGTCAACAATCCATTGCATTTCGTTATTTTGATTCTTTGACGGTATCTTCGAAAGCTATTGGATCACAATATGAAAATAGAGCATAATGAACAAATTGATCTTCAATTTGGTTAACATCAGTTATCTCATAATCTCTGCCATCATGTCGGTCTTCTTCTAACTCATTGAGATCTTTGTTCATTTTACGTCTCATTGACTGAAATATATTGATTGATTGTTGATTGTTGCTCGTTATCTGCATATTGTGCATTCTTCAAAGGATATGATGTTAAATTTCTTCTCTATTTTCTCCATCAAAATCAACTTGAATTTGTTGTGTAACTGTATTTTCATCATCGAAAAACTACCGAACATTATGAATATTTTTGGCATTGGGATAGCCGACTCTGTCGATTCTCATGTTTGTATCTATTTGGTTCAACTTTGAACACGAGTCTTTTTTCGCACATATATTTTACCTTGCTGACTTGTAAAGTTATTGTGTTTTTTTAGCCCAAACCAATCACGTCAAAAATTTTACTAGGTGTTCATTAACCCCCTCTAAACATCTAGCCGATCTTAACAACATATGAGGTTGAATACATGTTGATTGTCATAGACTGAAAAACGAAAGCTAGAGAATTCCAACATTCATTGTTGCAATtgcaattattatataacaaaaTGACACTTGATTATTACAtgttgttgaattaatttaatataacttGACgcaatatattaataaaataatgaattttttcgaaaacattgcttaaaaattgaaattcaataattataaaAGCTTAAAATGTATATACATTAACTGGGATTCTAAaagttatttattaattattttaatttaaattatttatattgcgtttatttcatttttttttattttaatttagtttattaatttattcaatttttttgttaaagttaactaaaaaatttttcttgaggtatatttataatatatcaactTACGTCAGACGATATCCGTATTTCTTAATAGAACTTGACATGTACCCttgtaataatattttgtttaaagatATTCAATCTTTATAAATTATTGTGCTGAAAAAGCTTGATCGGCTAAATTAGAtagaaaattgttatttttatatataatgtattaaaAGTTCaataaaagcataaaatataTAGTCAACATTTCAttaatgacaaaaaaatatattattaaatataatgagaaaatatttgtattcaCTATAAAGCTAAtagaaaaagataaatattaaacaaaacgatataacaaaaattaaattatttaaaacaaacaagNTATACTTTTctagttaatatatatatatatatatatgaatgaaAGCTACGACATTTATTTAATGAAGGCAGTGTGGATCTAACATCATTTCTAGTTTCCACACAGAAAGATGAACAGAAGATCTGGGGCTTGCCTGCGCTGTTGCTTGGTGATTTTTGCAGTAGTTTCTGCACTCTGTGTGTCTGGCCCGGCTCTGTATTTCAAATTCAACAAGGGTTTGAAATTGAAAACTTCTTCAGCTTGTCCTCCATGCATCTGCAATTGCGCCCCACCTCAATCCCTTCTTCAGATTGCACCTGGTATCATCTCCTTAACTCACTTGTGGTTTTTCTTGTCCCGATTCTCGATCCTATGTGCTTATTTGTGGTTTCAGTTTCTGGGTTCATGGGACATGTTGTGATATCTTGATTATTTGGTGTTCCTCTTTATCAGTCGACTTTTATTATTTCTAAGATGATTTCCTCCATACTAAAATGGAAATTTGATCTGGGTATAGCTGGATTTGTTACTTCCATCTCTTTTTCCGTCCTTCCTTATCTTTGTAATATTTGTGCGTTCAGAGATCACAATCCAAGCTCCAGTCAGTATGGGTTCTTGTTTTCTTGCGGTACATAAGGGAGCAATTTTCATGTGTTAATTTAATCCTACGATCACCAAAAAACAGGAATTGTGTTGTGAAGTGTATTGCCTGTGACATCACGTGGGTTACTCGTATTTGTTATTAGTTTATGTGATCAATATTGATAAATCAAACACATTATGATGCAACACTGACCACTAGCATAGTAAATGCCCTTGATTTGTAACTCACCACTGGTGGGGTTTGGAAGTTCTGAAAGATTGGTCAACTTAATTCAACTGAAAAGATGGCGTCGAGATATTATGAAAGATGATGCAATTAGATGATATCccatatttttgaattattaaaattaatctcTTGGATGAGTTGGTGTATAGCTTGTAAATGGTCCTGATCGTTTTAGCTTATTACTTTATTGACAACGAAATCAAAGGATACATTGGATTTGGTTTTGTCTCAACTTTATAATTAAGGAAAAGTTAGTACATCTCCCCTTGTATCCTGTGGAGTAAATGGCGGGTAGTTTCATGTTAACATTGCAACAGCGCAAGAAGATTCTAAGCAGTGTTGTAATCATTTCAATTTATTAAGGTATGGACAGAATTCTTTCAAAAAATGGAATTAAACAGGGATCTGCAATCTTACAAGTTACATCCATGCTGTCTCGACACTTACtgttttttaaatatctttgtgattttttttcgaTTCAAATAGAATTAGTCCTGAAAAAACAAGTGAACAGGTTTCCCCAGAAACTGAATATCTTTGTTGATTTTGTGCCACTCAGTACAAATTATGGTTTATAATTATTCTCGGGTGTTATTATATGAATACCTCTCCAAGATTAGCTAATGTATGGATTACAAGATTCAATTGATAAGAGCCAATTCAGTCTTCAGAAGTCAGATAAATTAAGTCTTCAGAAGTcagataaattaatattttacaaagtCGTGCAATGCTGGAGGAGTTGTTAGACTATGTATCTCCTTTCACACCTGTGCTTCTTTTCTATTGTAGCTTTGACAACTATTTGAATGCTGTTTATGGATAATATAAGAAGATTGGTGAGGATATGCAATGTAATTTTGAACCATGCAGGTTCTTATGATAAATGGAGAATGCCTCAATCTTTAATGTTCACAGGTTGCGGTAGGAGGATTGAGGGgtgattgaaattttatttttaaatcaatcaACAATTGTTTATCATGTCATTTTCTCATTCTGTTTTTAGTCACCAGACAACCTCTTTCTTAATCTACTTCCTTGTCATTTTCTTATCAGTAATATGCTGGGTTGTCAGAGAAGATTTTATCATCTCTTTCATGCACTTCTTATGCTTTTGCATTTATCGTCTTGTCTGCTTAcactttaaaattcaaaatattcatcTTGTTCTGAATAAGAAAACACTATTTCATTGACACGCTCAACTTTGTTTTCCTTTCTCTGCAGGATTGGCTAATCTTTCTGTTACAGGTAAGGAGTGTGTTTGATTTCATTCATTTCTTCTACTTTTGATAATCTAATCAACTTCATAACCCGAAATTACAGCTCATTATGATTGTcttatttttgtgttttctggaaaatatatatatatatatatttattggaaATGTATTGGAGCATGTAtgcttgttttattttattttattttattttctgaagtaggtaatattttttattgcagAAATCATACCATGTTGAGTTAGTGATGTCTCATCGTAGatgcattattttttaatagtttatagactgttaaaattttaaaatatagtcaaataaatgaaataatGTAGTATTTTGAGGAGTAGTGAAACCTTAAATCATAAGGTTGGGAAATTTGAAAATTGGTGGAAAGGCATTGGCGGTGGAGAATGAAAATAAGAGTGtaattttttgtttcattttagGGATCAGTGGGGGTATAATAGATGAAACCAAACATGCTCAGTGTTATGATATTAGAATTTCATTTTGCTAAAGACCATTGCATAGCATCTCTTCTGAATCATAAATAATCTGATCAACTTTTCATTGAAATAGATTGTGGGAAAGATGACCCTGATCTCAAGGAGGAGATGGAGAAGCAATTTGTTGACTTATTATCAGAAGAGCTGAAATTGCAAGAAACTGTCGATGAAGAGAGTTCCCGACACATGAACATCACCTTTGGTGAGGCGAGAAGATTGGCTTCTCAATATCAAAGGGAAGCCGAAAAATGCAATATCGCCACGGAAACTTGTGAGGGGGCTCGGGAGCGAGCGGTGGTGCTGCTCACTAAAGAAAAGAAGATAACTTTGCTTTGGGAACGAAGAGCTCGTCAGCTTGGTTGGGAAGGCGAGTAAATATAACCATAAGCCATGTACGCAGTGGTCTGAAGTACTGACAGGAAGATTATTCATTGGTAAATTATTCTTTTGCTGCCTTCTGCTACTTGTATTCTTATATTTTGGACAGAATATTAGAATGTGCCTAAACTGGTGGTGCGATAGCATTACTCTATTCTTAAAGATGTGGAACTAATCTTGCAATCTATATACAAGGAATTTTCTATGCTAACTTCTGCTGATATACAACATATTGATACTGATTACTTTAGTACCGTTTTCACCTCAGGGGTGAGCAACAAAATTAGAGGATATGGCTTTTTTCCCGCTATGATTAATTTTTTCGTGGTCATTTTCATTCATATTATGTTGTGCACAAGTTTATTCATATGCATAAATATCTCTAATTGACAAAGAAGGTATGACATGTTTCAAAGGATCCCCACATTGGCtgagatttttcttttttcgcCCCTATCAGAGACGAAATGTGAGATGTGAAGATCCATCGATCCATGTTTCATCAAGGCTTACAATCTCATTAAACGAGACATTGTAAGCGTATAAATAAACATAGTAAATGAGTCGGAACCATTTATAAATGTGCACAAGATTGGGAGAAAATGTCTTATTCATAATTCTTGTTACCAAGAAAGAAAGAGTCTACAGCTCCTCGTGATAGCAACAACACTAACGTTTTCTCAACTGCAACTagataaggaaaaaaataaacaaagatAAATTCAAGCATGCTACAGTGATTCAGAATGAAAATGCAGATTACATATACACACAGACTCCATGGGACAAGTTCCGTCATTTTGCATCCCACGAGAAAGAGTCGTCCCCGAAGAGCCTTATATACCTTGACCAAAAGCAGCGTAATCATCAAATCCCAAGTCACAAATTGATGTGGTTACATCCTGTTCCTAAGCATCAAGAACACAAGGGATATTGGTATGACTCAAGAACTAGAGATATGTGCTGATATGATTGTcatgaataaaataaacaaaggtTGTGATCTACGGCTACAGTACCCGTTTGATCATTGTGTTCATTAAATCATCCAATGAATCATAACTTTGATGAACGAAGCCACCTAGCAGCTTTGGTTGCTCCGAAAGGAAGTTCTCTTTGGACCTTGGTCTAGATTCCATTGGTGATTTGTCACTCTCGTTCCGCTGCACGAGACTTGAAACACCTCCACTTGATCTGCCATTTACAAACTCGCCAATCTTCTGTTCAAATATTCCAGTATTGTGGTCCAGACTCCGGTTCAAGGGAGAGATGATACCATTTTCggaattttgtgaatttaagGAACCAAAAGCATTGTTTGGAATGTGCCTGCAATTCTGCCTTTGTTCTCCCCATCTCTGGTTCGTGGTTTGATTTGTATTTTCAGTATCACTGACCAAATCTTGGCAAGATCTCTCCCTCAAATCTTGAGGAGGCGCTGAAAAAGCAATGATGGGGTTCTGAGAACAAGAACCATTTGAAGAGTTACTGTTTCTCATACTATTGAGAGGTAACCGATGATGATAAGTATTCGTGGAAAGCAAAGAATTTGGCTGAATTTTGGGTGATTCAATGCTGTTTTGCCAGGCCTCGTTACATTTACTAGGATCCAGTAGATTAGAGGCACAAGTGATACCAGTATTAAAGGATTCTGAGCCGAAGGAAGCCATGTTATTGGAAGACGGATTTCCAAATCCCCCAACAAGCATCATGGGATTATTTCCATTACTGCTAAACAAGTTGCTAGCGCCGCCAATCACTGCTCCTGAATCTGTAAATGTATTGGCAGTGGCAAAGATTTTTGAATCATCCATGCCATCGAAATTTAGAGTGCCTTTCTGTTGTATTTGATCCAGCTCCAATGATGGTATCCCTTGAAATAAACTCGGATTTTGACTCGAGGACGAGAGGACTGGGTGTGTTTTCCCAATCAAGTTACTCAAGGTCGGAGAATGAGCCGGTTG
This sequence is a window from Primulina huaijiensis isolate GDHJ02 chromosome 13, ASM1229523v2, whole genome shotgun sequence. Protein-coding genes within it:
- the LOC140991773 gene encoding uncharacterized protein → MNRRSGACLRCCLVIFAVVSALCVSGPALYFKFNKGLKLKTSSACPPCICNCAPPQSLLQIAPGLANLSVTDCGKDDPDLKEEMEKQFVDLLSEELKLQETVDEESSRHMNITFGEARRLASQYQREAEKCNIATETCEGARERAVVLLTKEKKITLLWERRARQLGWEGE
- the LOC140991576 gene encoding two-component response regulator ARR12-like isoform X2, yielding MIVEKIVLDNENSDKFPAGLRVLAVDDDPICLKLLETLLRKCQYHVTTTSQARMALKMLRENKDRFDLVISDVHMPDMDGFKLLELVGLEMDLPVIMLSANSDPKLVMQGITHGACDYLVKPVRIEELGNIWQHVIRRKKVDSKNQNASTDQFNAQPGCGESHVSPTRGNSDPHGKFIRKRKDEEDDGEDDGNESEDPSTQKKPRVVWSIELHRKFVAAVNHLGIEKAVPKRILDMMNVEGLTRENVASHLQKYRLFLKRISHATTQQANMAAAFGIKDSPFMRMGSLDGLGDFRTLSGPGKLGNVALSPYGTTGILGRLNSPANMNLRNLTQSPLVQPAHSPTLSNLIGKTHPVLSSSSQNPSLFQGIPSLELDQIQQKGTLNFDGMDDSKIFATANTFTDSGAVIGGASNLFSSNGNNPMMLVGGFGNPSSNNMASFGSESFNTGITCASNLLDPSKCNEAWQNSIESPKIQPNSLLSTNTYHHRLPLNSMRNSNSSNGSCSQNPIIAFSAPPQDLRERSCQDLVSDTENTNQTTNQRWGEQRQNCRHIPNNAFGSLNSQNSENGIISPLNRSLDHNTGIFEQKIGEFVNGRSSGGVSSLVQRNESDKSPMESRPRSKENFLSEQPKLLGGFVHQSYDSLDDLMNTMIKRDVTTSICDLGFDDYAAFGQGI
- the LOC140991576 gene encoding two-component response regulator ARR12-like isoform X1 gives rise to the protein MIVEKIVLDNENSDKFPAGLRVLAVDDDPICLKLLETLLRKCQYHVTTTSQARMALKMLRENKDRFDLVISDVHMPDMDGFKLLELVGLEMDLPVIMLSANSDPKLVMQGITHGACDYLVKPVRIEELGNIWQHVIRRKKVDSKNQNASTDQFNAQPGCGESHVSPTRGNSDPHGKFIRKRKDEEDDGEDDGNESEDPSTQKKPRVVWSIELHRKFVAAVNHLGIEKAVPKRILDMMNVEGLTRENVASHLQKYRLFLKRISHATTQQANMAAAFGIKDSPFMRMGSLDGLGDFRTLSGPGKLGNVALSPYGTTGILGRLNSPANMNLRNLTQSPLVQPAHSPTLSNLIGKTHPVLSSSSQNPSLFQGIPSLELDQIQQKGTLNFDGMDDSKIFATANTFTDSGAVIGGASNLFSSNGNNPMMLVGGFGNPSSNNMASFGSESFNTGITCASNLLDPSKCNEAWQNSIESPKIQPNSLLSTNTYHHRLPLNSMRNSNSSNGSCSQNPIIAFSAPPQDLRERSCQDLVSDTENTNQTTNQRWGEQRQNCRHIPNNAFGSLNSQNSENGIISPLNRSLDHNTGIFEQKIGEFVNGRSSGGVSSLVQRNESDKSPMESRPRSKENFLSEQPKLLGGFVHQSYDSLDDLMNTMIKREQDVTTSICDLGFDDYAAFGQGI